In Helianthus annuus cultivar XRQ/B chromosome 9, HanXRQr2.0-SUNRISE, whole genome shotgun sequence, the following are encoded in one genomic region:
- the LOC110921199 gene encoding probable xyloglucan endotransglucosylase/hydrolase protein 6, with protein sequence MTHTFNIFRKNIVVILFLIGFVTLLPVKNAKPATFLQDFHITWSDSHIKQLDGGKGIQLLLDQNSGCGFASKSKYLFGRVSMKIKLIPGDSAGTVTAFYMNSDNGNVRDELDFEFLGNRTGQPYSVQTNVYAHGKGDREQRINLWFDPAADFHDYSILWNHHHVVFSVDEVPIRVYKNNEAKRIPYPKSQPMGIYSTLWEADDWATRGGLEKIDWSKAPFYAYYKDFDIEGCPAPGPSACASSQANWWEGSGYQQLDSVAARRYKWVRLNHMVYDYCTDKQRNPIKPPECMDGI encoded by the exons ATGACACATACTTTCAACATATTTCGTAAAAACATTGTTGTCATTCTTTTCTTAATCGGGTTCGTGACGTTGTTACCTGTGAAAAACGCGAAACCGGCTACATTCCTACAAGATTTTCACATAACATGGTCTGATTCTCATATTAAACAACTCGATGGTGGGAAGGGGATCCAGTTACTCCTAGACCAAAACTCTG GATGTGGGTTCGCTTCAAAGAGCAAGTACTTGTTTGGACGTGTGAGCATGAAGATCAAGCTCATTCCTGGCGACTCTGCTGGCACTGTCACCGCCTTTTAC ATGAATTCAGATAACGGTAATGTACGCGATGAGCTTGATTTCGAGTTCTTGGGGAACCGGACCGGACAACCGTATTCTGTCCAAACCAATGTGTATGCCCATGGAAAAGGTGATAGAGAACAAAGGATTAACCTTTGGTTCGACCCTGCTGCTGACTTCCATGATTACTCCATCCTATGGAACCACCACCACGTTGT GTTTTCGGTGGATGAAGTACCTATAAGAGTGTACAAAAACAATGAAGCCAAAAGAATTCCCTATCCAAAATCTCAACCAATGGGAATTTACTCTACACTATGGGAAGCAGATGATTGGGCCACAAGGGGTGGGCTAGAAAAAATTGACTGGAGCAAAGCACCCTTTTATGCATATTATAAGGACTTTGATATTGAGGGGTGTCCTGCACCAGGCCCAAGTGCTTGTGCATCTAGCCAGGCTAATTGGTGGGAGGGTTCTGGTTACCAACAACTTGATTCGGTTGCAGCCCGTAGGTACAAATGGGTCCGTTTGAACCATATGGTCTACGATTACTGCACCGATAAACAAAGGAACCCGATTAAGCCACCAGAATGTATGGATGGTATCTAG